The Actinocatenispora sera genome has a window encoding:
- a CDS encoding DUF1330 domain-containing protein, whose protein sequence is MTGYALARLNTPGKLQPEVFEYLERIQGTLDPYGGRFLIHGGRVEVREGGWSGDVILIGFPTAQHARDWYDSPAYQQIKHLRGDHIGGDVLIIEGEPADHDSAAMAAALRAAARS, encoded by the coding sequence ATGACCGGCTACGCACTGGCTCGGCTGAACACACCAGGGAAGCTGCAGCCCGAGGTCTTCGAGTACCTGGAGCGCATTCAGGGCACGCTCGACCCGTACGGCGGGCGGTTCCTGATCCATGGCGGCAGGGTCGAGGTGAGGGAGGGCGGCTGGTCCGGGGACGTGATCCTGATTGGCTTCCCGACCGCGCAGCACGCCCGCGACTGGTACGACTCCCCGGCGTACCAGCAGATCAAGCACCTGCGCGGCGACCACATCGGCGGTGACGTCCTGATCATCGAGGGCGAACCGGCCGACCACGACTCCGCCGCCATGGCCGCCGCGCTACGCGCCGCCGCCCGGTCCTGA
- a CDS encoding TetR/AcrR family transcriptional regulator, with the protein MADAARTRQRILDTALELFTERGFAGTSVADLAGHLGTSKAALYHHFRSKNEILAALLAAPTQRFDELVAQAPQLTDEQLLGRVVDLTAELFAMAGMLDGDPSVQAAQRERLLDRSRDINEALTAALVPAPGDADARLRAHAAYAAAKHGTLAAVADLGTAQLPAARRATLVSAALRALHPAG; encoded by the coding sequence ATGGCGGACGCGGCACGAACCCGGCAGCGCATCCTCGACACCGCGCTGGAGCTGTTCACCGAGCGCGGCTTCGCCGGTACCTCGGTGGCCGACCTCGCCGGCCACCTCGGCACCAGCAAGGCCGCGCTCTACCACCACTTCCGCTCGAAGAACGAGATCCTGGCGGCGCTGCTCGCCGCACCGACGCAGCGGTTCGACGAGTTGGTGGCGCAGGCGCCGCAGCTGACCGACGAGCAGCTGCTCGGCCGGGTCGTCGACCTGACCGCCGAGCTGTTCGCGATGGCCGGCATGCTCGACGGCGACCCGTCGGTACAGGCGGCGCAGCGCGAACGGTTGCTCGACCGGTCCCGGGACATCAACGAGGCGCTCACCGCGGCGCTCGTCCCGGCGCCGGGCGACGCGGACGCGCGGCTCCGGGCCCACGCCGCGTACGCCGCGGCCAAGCACGGCACGCTCGCCGCCGTCGCCGACCTCGGTACCGCGCAGCTGCCGGCGGCGCGCCGCGCCACGCTGGTCTCCGCCGCCCTGCGCGCCCTGCACCCGGCCGGCTGA
- a CDS encoding alpha/beta fold hydrolase: protein MASVTATDGTRLAYEEYGVGAPMVFIAGWSLSADMWEHQVPRFVAEGYRCVMLDRRGHARSERPSGGYDLDMLSDDIHSLLTELDLRDVTIIGHSFGGVEVAHYLARHGSERIARAVFLAACLPSMKRSEANPEGVPPEAIELTMAELRADRPKWLAKSAQAYFATHLFNDVSPALIDDTVRQCLNVAPMAAFTLQEANLNAAHEDTLPDIDVPVLVLHGAADASAPVHFTGRRTAAAIPGCVYHEYPTAGHGLYVTHADVVNTDILDFVKAS, encoded by the coding sequence ATGGCTTCCGTGACCGCCACCGACGGCACCCGCCTCGCCTACGAGGAGTACGGCGTGGGCGCGCCGATGGTGTTCATCGCCGGCTGGTCGCTGTCGGCCGACATGTGGGAGCACCAGGTGCCGCGGTTCGTTGCCGAGGGGTACCGCTGCGTCATGCTGGACCGCCGCGGCCACGCCCGGTCCGAGCGCCCGTCGGGCGGGTACGACCTGGACATGCTCAGCGACGACATCCACAGCCTGCTCACCGAGCTGGACCTGCGGGACGTGACGATCATCGGGCACTCGTTCGGTGGTGTCGAGGTGGCGCACTATCTCGCCCGGCACGGCTCGGAGCGGATCGCCCGGGCGGTGTTCCTGGCCGCCTGCCTGCCGTCGATGAAGCGCAGCGAGGCGAACCCGGAAGGCGTGCCGCCGGAGGCGATCGAGCTGACCATGGCGGAGTTGCGCGCCGACCGGCCGAAGTGGCTGGCCAAGAGCGCTCAGGCGTACTTCGCGACGCACCTGTTCAACGACGTGTCGCCGGCCCTGATCGACGACACGGTCCGGCAGTGCCTGAACGTGGCGCCGATGGCGGCGTTCACGCTGCAGGAGGCGAACCTGAATGCGGCGCACGAGGACACCCTGCCGGACATCGACGTCCCGGTACTGGTGCTGCACGGCGCCGCGGACGCCTCGGCGCCGGTGCACTTCACCGGTCGGCGCACCGCCGCGGCGATCCCCGGCTGCGTCTACCACGAGTACCCGACCGCCGGCCACGGCCTCTACGTCACGCATGCGGACGTCGTGAACACCGACATCCTCGACTTCGTCAAGGCGTCCTGA
- the mycP gene encoding type VII secretion-associated serine protease mycosin: MLAHSPLSLARLWRRALTAFGAAGMLALACATPVAAAPDGQWYLDALHVQQAQKISTGKGVTVAVIDSGIDNTRPALRGQVVAGKCFASAQDIEPTWDPNGHGTAMAGLIAGNGTDGRHILGIASSAKLMPLCVSGDHVTDNTLFEGITPAIRYAVDHGAKIINLSLGAYEKHADPSTVARLHTAVRYAEQHDVVLVAGAGNRGQDNEGIISPASIPGVVAVGGSSQNGGVWKGSIAAKQIALAAPAEHILTTNTGTIEDLKHGPRSTSGYQTVDGTSAATALVAGAAALVRAKYPKLDAANVINRLIKTADHKGSPGRNPQYGYGIVDPVKALTAHVDPVKTNPLGQLQAPDAGGSSSKAAAATTSTGTSSGSHVGIWIAVGAAVLAIIIVLIIGLAARSRRRKAVTAGGWQPGAQATRGPNQSTIRANAAAPSGQAPNGALNSPGRPQAVPPTGQAPPSPGVTRSIPDQTSGQQEPPEQYEIRWRKP; encoded by the coding sequence GTGTTGGCACACAGCCCTCTCTCCTTGGCACGGCTCTGGCGACGCGCGTTGACTGCATTCGGCGCTGCCGGCATGTTGGCTCTCGCCTGCGCCACACCGGTCGCCGCCGCGCCAGACGGCCAGTGGTACCTCGACGCGTTGCATGTCCAGCAAGCCCAGAAGATCAGCACCGGCAAGGGCGTCACCGTCGCAGTCATCGACTCCGGCATCGACAACACCCGCCCAGCACTGCGCGGGCAGGTCGTAGCCGGAAAGTGCTTCGCCAGTGCACAGGACATCGAACCGACGTGGGACCCGAACGGGCACGGCACAGCGATGGCCGGGCTGATCGCAGGCAATGGCACCGATGGACGGCACATACTGGGCATTGCTTCAAGCGCCAAACTCATGCCACTGTGCGTCAGCGGCGACCACGTTACCGACAACACCTTGTTTGAGGGAATCACGCCGGCAATTCGCTACGCAGTAGATCATGGCGCAAAGATCATCAACCTGTCGCTTGGAGCGTACGAGAAGCATGCCGACCCATCCACCGTTGCCAGATTACATACAGCTGTCCGGTATGCAGAGCAGCACGATGTCGTACTCGTGGCGGGTGCGGGAAACCGCGGTCAGGACAACGAAGGAATTATCAGCCCAGCGAGCATTCCTGGCGTCGTCGCCGTTGGCGGAAGCAGCCAGAACGGTGGCGTCTGGAAAGGTTCCATCGCAGCCAAGCAAATTGCTCTCGCAGCACCCGCCGAGCACATACTTACAACCAACACCGGAACAATCGAGGATTTGAAGCACGGTCCGCGCTCAACCAGCGGCTACCAGACAGTCGACGGGACTAGCGCCGCTACGGCGTTGGTGGCGGGGGCGGCGGCGTTGGTGCGGGCTAAGTATCCGAAGTTGGATGCGGCCAACGTGATCAACCGGCTGATCAAGACCGCCGATCACAAGGGCTCGCCGGGGCGGAACCCGCAGTACGGGTACGGGATCGTCGATCCGGTCAAGGCGCTGACGGCACACGTCGACCCGGTGAAGACCAACCCGCTGGGGCAGCTCCAAGCCCCTGACGCCGGCGGCAGCTCGTCGAAGGCGGCCGCGGCAACCACCTCGACCGGTACCAGCAGCGGCAGCCACGTCGGGATATGGATCGCGGTGGGAGCCGCCGTACTGGCGATCATCATCGTCCTGATCATTGGACTCGCCGCCCGCTCTCGGCGTCGCAAGGCGGTCACCGCCGGCGGCTGGCAGCCCGGTGCTCAGGCGACCCGGGGGCCGAACCAGTCGACGATCCGGGCCAACGCAGCGGCCCCCTCGGGCCAGGCACCGAACGGCGCCCTGAACTCACCTGGCCGGCCGCAGGCGGTACCGCCGACCGGGCAGGCGCCGCCGTCGCCGGGTGTCACGCGGTCGATCCCAGACCAGACGAGCGGGCAGCAGGAGCCGCCGGAGCAGTACGAGATCCGGTGGCGTAAACCCTGA
- a CDS encoding nitrilase-related carbon-nitrogen hydrolase, with protein sequence MTTNTTTRMTSGWPMLAIGGALSLFALHATGDLAPAAWLYGIALIRFCRTVRAGRAILGVAAVTALDAACWMYQADLAASPVVLLALAFVPPLTAPFVADRLLTRRLPPLAGTLVYPATKVACEFLVASVTPLGTLFGVLGTTQHANLPLLQLASVTGVYGLSFVVAWAAPVANLLLEWGGLRPVAAYSAVLAVVFGAGAMRLAYAPVDGPTVRVAGVTASRDSVARLGDRIRRYDSVSEMLAEDAATMRAAFEPVNADLLAATAREARAGARIVVRPESGALAVDAGAGPLLDRARRVAARYRVYVQVGLTTYVEAAPQVRNQTVLITPTGGTAWTYDKSHPVPVLEPYQAGPGVLPVADTGYGRLSSLVCYDADFPDLARQGGRGGVDIMLISANTWAGIKRLHAENAIFRAVENGYTIVRQASRGQSNIVDRQGHTLALDDYFDADRQTVVASVPVSGVRTVYGTVGDVFAWLAVAVALGLPVFAVAWRRRAGRGRHATEAGSVAVAHW encoded by the coding sequence ATGACGACGAACACCACCACCAGGATGACCAGCGGATGGCCGATGCTCGCGATCGGCGGCGCGCTGTCGCTGTTCGCGCTGCACGCGACGGGGGACCTGGCCCCGGCCGCCTGGCTGTACGGGATCGCGCTGATCCGCTTCTGCCGCACCGTGCGGGCCGGGCGGGCGATCCTGGGCGTGGCCGCCGTGACCGCGCTGGACGCCGCCTGCTGGATGTACCAGGCCGACCTCGCTGCCTCGCCGGTCGTGCTGCTGGCGCTGGCGTTCGTGCCGCCGCTGACCGCGCCGTTCGTCGCCGACCGGCTGCTCACCCGCCGGTTGCCACCGCTCGCGGGCACCCTGGTGTACCCGGCGACGAAGGTGGCCTGCGAGTTCCTGGTCGCGTCGGTCACGCCGCTGGGCACGCTGTTCGGCGTGCTCGGCACCACCCAACATGCGAACCTGCCGCTGCTGCAACTCGCCAGCGTCACCGGGGTGTACGGGCTCAGCTTCGTCGTCGCCTGGGCGGCTCCGGTGGCGAACCTGCTGCTCGAATGGGGCGGACTGCGGCCGGTCGCGGCGTACTCGGCGGTACTGGCCGTGGTGTTCGGTGCCGGCGCGATGCGCCTCGCGTACGCCCCGGTCGACGGGCCCACCGTCCGCGTCGCCGGCGTCACCGCGTCGCGTGACTCGGTCGCCCGGCTCGGTGACCGGATCCGCCGGTACGACTCGGTGTCGGAGATGCTCGCCGAGGACGCCGCCACGATGCGCGCGGCGTTCGAACCGGTCAACGCCGATCTGCTGGCGGCGACGGCGCGCGAGGCGCGGGCCGGTGCGCGGATCGTGGTCCGGCCGGAGTCCGGCGCGCTGGCGGTCGACGCCGGGGCGGGTCCGCTGCTCGACCGGGCCCGCCGCGTCGCCGCCAGGTACCGGGTGTACGTGCAGGTCGGCCTCACCACCTACGTCGAGGCCGCCCCGCAGGTGCGCAACCAGACGGTGTTGATCACCCCGACCGGCGGCACGGCCTGGACGTACGACAAGAGCCACCCGGTGCCAGTGCTGGAGCCGTACCAGGCAGGTCCGGGGGTGTTGCCGGTCGCGGACACCGGGTACGGGCGGCTGTCCAGCCTGGTCTGCTACGACGCCGACTTCCCCGACCTGGCCCGGCAGGGCGGCCGGGGCGGCGTGGACATCATGCTGATCTCGGCGAACACCTGGGCGGGCATCAAGCGGTTGCACGCGGAGAATGCGATCTTCCGCGCCGTGGAGAACGGGTACACCATCGTCCGGCAGGCCAGCAGGGGCCAGTCGAACATCGTCGACCGGCAGGGACACACCCTTGCCCTGGACGACTACTTCGACGCCGATCGGCAGACGGTCGTCGCGTCCGTGCCCGTGTCCGGGGTCCGCACCGTGTACGGGACCGTCGGTGACGTGTTCGCCTGGCTCGCCGTTGCCGTCGCGCTGGGTCTGCCGGTGTTCGCCGTGGCGTGGCGGCGCCGGGCGGGCCGGGGACGGCACGCCACCGAAGCCGGCTCGGTCGCCGTCGCACACTGGTGA
- a CDS encoding nuclear transport factor 2 family protein, with the protein MDRDEMIRLAHRMYAAANDRNLAAVDEIFAADFRGVGITGPDQVKKAWSAMAARCPDFHVELVDVLVDGDRMALRAAVTGVELTAGTDGYLTEWIRVADGRIADLWGVTNAALR; encoded by the coding sequence ATGGACCGGGACGAGATGATCAGGCTGGCCCACCGGATGTACGCAGCGGCGAACGACCGGAACCTGGCGGCGGTGGACGAGATCTTCGCCGCGGACTTCCGCGGGGTCGGCATCACCGGGCCCGACCAGGTGAAGAAGGCCTGGTCGGCGATGGCCGCCCGGTGCCCGGACTTCCACGTCGAGCTGGTGGACGTGCTGGTCGACGGCGACCGGATGGCACTGCGCGCCGCCGTGACCGGCGTCGAGCTCACCGCCGGTACGGACGGCTACCTGACCGAGTGGATCAGGGTGGCCGACGGCAGGATCGCCGACCTCTGGGGTGTCACCAACGCCGCCCTCCGCTGA
- a CDS encoding helix-turn-helix domain-containing protein: protein MTTNVLDRPAPVGSLLREWRQRRRLSQLELSLGADVSTRHLSYVETGRSRPTSQMILKLAERLDVPLRERNALLLAGGYAPAYPEHDLDSPDLGSVCAALRQVLAGHQPYPAVVVDRTWTLIDANPAIDLFTEDVAAHLLEPPANALRLTLHPDGMAPRIANLGQWRAHLLGRLRHQAEATADVALAELYRELAGYPCADPEPEIDMAGPGSVVVPLRYRYQGVELSFFSTTAVFGTPLDVTVAELAIESFYPADDPTATYLRTRRPAS from the coding sequence ATGACCACGAACGTCCTGGACCGGCCGGCGCCGGTGGGCAGCCTGCTGCGCGAGTGGCGGCAGCGGCGCCGGCTCAGCCAGCTGGAACTGTCGCTGGGTGCCGACGTGTCGACCCGCCACCTCAGCTACGTCGAGACCGGCCGGTCCCGGCCGACCAGCCAGATGATCCTCAAGCTGGCCGAGCGCCTGGACGTACCGCTGCGGGAGCGCAACGCGCTGCTGCTCGCCGGCGGGTACGCACCGGCGTACCCGGAGCACGACCTGGACTCGCCCGACCTCGGTTCGGTGTGCGCGGCACTGCGGCAGGTGCTGGCCGGACACCAGCCGTACCCGGCCGTCGTCGTCGACCGCACCTGGACGCTGATCGACGCGAACCCGGCGATCGACCTCTTCACCGAGGATGTTGCCGCGCACCTGCTGGAACCGCCCGCCAACGCGCTGCGGCTCACGCTGCACCCCGACGGGATGGCGCCACGGATCGCGAACCTCGGCCAGTGGCGCGCCCACCTGCTCGGCCGGCTCCGGCACCAGGCCGAGGCCACCGCGGACGTGGCCCTCGCCGAGCTGTACCGCGAACTCGCCGGCTACCCGTGCGCCGACCCGGAGCCGGAGATCGACATGGCCGGGCCGGGGAGCGTCGTCGTACCGCTGCGCTACCGGTACCAGGGCGTCGAGCTGTCCTTCTTCTCCACCACCGCGGTCTTCGGTACCCCGCTCGACGTCACCGTCGCCGAACTCGCCATCGAGTCCTTCTACCCCGCCGACGACCCCACCGCCACCTACCTCCGCACCCGCCGACCAGCAAGCTAA
- a CDS encoding WXG100 family type VII secretion target has translation MEAAATDGAGGPIKGDLPWERPIRQITLAARADVLNEMADPWKQYVDAIERCHDQLGKVWDTVLDKNWKGEAADACHRYWGTLQQQIRGFSHNYNGVPSVLKSTGEAIREATRAIPIPIFSGNSLPGENGTGGDDAAIDGYMLYDDYQNYRGGYADFAFLHKALDEDANPSAERTYAKDSGYGRRQDQDKAYSDHDELVRKAAIENWYGENQNTANQAHEKLVTDYAHVLSNLPKPYKKFIDKDVGDEKAKDPGGHHLPGGGDGSDLSYGAGSFGAVGGAGLGVGAMHASLPATRYSAISSPPSSITDGIRLAGDADPGGAGTVGGSSLSGGSRSPLPLSWSTTGGAGGAGSFGAVGAGGGFGGTDVPATSVPANGWWDRSPSGSVGPAAPTPATKLAAGRPGATAATGGNGVGMMPHGGNSGNRERDERQTWLTEDDEDIFRAKPATPGLIE, from the coding sequence ATGGAAGCAGCCGCGACCGACGGCGCTGGCGGCCCCATCAAGGGTGACCTGCCATGGGAGCGCCCGATCCGTCAGATCACCCTCGCCGCTCGTGCAGACGTGCTGAATGAGATGGCGGATCCTTGGAAGCAGTACGTGGACGCGATCGAGCGCTGTCACGACCAACTGGGCAAGGTCTGGGACACTGTCCTCGACAAGAACTGGAAGGGCGAGGCCGCGGATGCCTGCCATCGATACTGGGGGACATTGCAACAGCAAATCCGGGGGTTCAGCCATAACTACAACGGCGTGCCCAGTGTTCTGAAGTCTACCGGGGAAGCGATCAGGGAAGCGACGCGCGCGATCCCGATCCCTATTTTCTCTGGCAACAGCCTCCCGGGCGAGAACGGCACCGGTGGCGATGACGCGGCCATCGACGGCTACATGCTGTATGACGACTACCAAAACTATCGAGGCGGCTACGCGGACTTCGCCTTCCTGCATAAGGCACTCGACGAGGATGCCAACCCGAGCGCAGAACGAACCTACGCCAAGGACAGCGGTTACGGTAGGAGACAGGACCAGGACAAAGCCTACTCCGATCACGATGAGCTAGTACGCAAGGCAGCCATCGAAAACTGGTACGGCGAAAACCAGAACACCGCCAACCAAGCCCACGAAAAACTGGTAACTGATTATGCCCACGTACTCAGCAATCTACCCAAACCCTATAAAAAGTTCATCGACAAAGATGTTGGCGACGAAAAAGCAAAAGATCCAGGTGGTCATCACTTGCCAGGTGGTGGAGATGGCTCTGATCTGAGTTATGGTGCCGGATCGTTCGGCGCGGTGGGCGGCGCCGGCTTGGGTGTTGGGGCGATGCATGCGTCCTTGCCGGCAACGCGGTATTCGGCCATCTCATCGCCGCCGTCGTCCATTACCGATGGAATTCGGTTGGCTGGCGATGCCGATCCTGGTGGCGCCGGCACGGTCGGGGGTAGCAGCCTGTCCGGCGGCAGCCGGTCACCGCTGCCGTTGTCGTGGTCGACTACGGGGGGCGCCGGCGGCGCCGGGAGCTTCGGCGCAGTGGGCGCCGGCGGCGGGTTTGGGGGCACGGACGTTCCAGCCACCTCGGTGCCGGCGAACGGCTGGTGGGATCGGTCACCGTCCGGTTCGGTGGGGCCCGCCGCTCCGACCCCAGCAACGAAGTTAGCGGCAGGTAGGCCGGGTGCCACGGCCGCGACCGGGGGCAACGGCGTCGGGATGATGCCGCATGGCGGTAATAGCGGCAACCGCGAGCGCGACGAACGCCAGACCTGGCTGACCGAGGACGACGAAGACATCTTCCGGGCGAAACCGGCTACCCCTGGCCTAATCGAATAG
- a CDS encoding phage holin family protein has translation MRILIRIIINAVALWVSTLLPGISLTGSTWHKIGSLLAVAVIFGIINAVLKPIIKVIGCGLYILTLGLISLVVNALLFLLAGYLSDKLGLTFHVSGFWAGFWGALIVAIVSFLLSLLIPDRLEGKNND, from the coding sequence GTGCGCATACTGATCAGGATCATCATCAACGCCGTGGCGCTGTGGGTGTCGACGCTGCTGCCGGGCATCTCGCTGACCGGGTCGACCTGGCACAAGATCGGCTCCCTGCTGGCCGTTGCGGTGATCTTCGGGATCATCAACGCGGTGCTCAAGCCCATCATCAAGGTGATCGGCTGCGGGCTGTACATCCTGACCCTCGGCCTGATCTCCCTCGTGGTCAACGCGCTGCTGTTCCTGCTCGCCGGCTACCTGTCGGACAAGCTGGGGCTCACCTTCCACGTCTCCGGGTTCTGGGCCGGATTCTGGGGTGCGCTGATCGTCGCCATCGTCAGCTTCCTGCTCAGCCTCCTGATCCCGGACCGCCTCGAAGGCAAGAACAACGACTGA
- a CDS encoding GNAT family N-acetyltransferase, whose protein sequence is MLEVRVLTGDDWKLWREVRLAALSEAPYAYGSTYADWVDADEQQWRDRLDAPGFRNVLVLLDGSPAGIATGIPSDEPGVAELISMYVCPAARGHGVGDRLIDEVAAAAAAAGAHTLRLNVTQGNAHAGNLYARNGFHDVTPSPAPGTNGVQYERTMARRLDRAARSTPA, encoded by the coding sequence ATGCTGGAGGTACGGGTACTGACCGGGGACGACTGGAAGCTGTGGCGCGAGGTCCGCCTCGCCGCCCTGTCCGAGGCGCCGTACGCGTACGGCTCCACCTACGCCGACTGGGTCGACGCGGACGAGCAGCAGTGGCGCGACCGGCTCGACGCCCCCGGCTTCCGCAACGTGCTGGTACTGCTCGACGGGTCACCGGCCGGCATCGCCACCGGCATCCCGAGCGACGAGCCCGGCGTCGCCGAGCTGATCTCGATGTACGTGTGTCCCGCCGCCCGCGGTCACGGCGTCGGTGACCGGCTGATCGACGAGGTCGCCGCGGCGGCCGCCGCGGCCGGCGCGCACACTCTGCGGCTCAACGTGACCCAGGGCAACGCGCACGCCGGGAACCTCTACGCGCGCAACGGTTTCCACGACGTCACCCCGAGCCCGGCGCCGGGCACCAACGGCGTCCAGTACGAACGCACGATGGCCCGCCGGCTCGACCGCGCCGCCCGCTCGACCCCGGCCTGA